A segment of the Gossypium hirsutum isolate 1008001.06 chromosome D10, Gossypium_hirsutum_v2.1, whole genome shotgun sequence genome:
GACCCGGCATTAGCAGCTCTAACCGCAACTTTGACTATTAACAAaacctaaaaagaaaatttacctttttaagttttgatgatAATTGTcggattcaaaaaaaaaaaaatctatgttaAATTGCTGTCTCCATTTCTGTCTCAACGGCGCTCGTCTTCCTCGTCCGCTCAGATCAAGCCTCGTCAACTCGTACTCTAACTTTTCAGCGGTCCGGTCAAGCGCCGACTCAGCCATGGCAGCACTCAACTCAGTCCGAGTAGCCGCGGTTCAGATGACCTCCGTCAACGATCTCGCCTCCAATTTCTCCACTTGTTCTCGCCTCGTCAAAGTAAAAACATTACCTTCATTTTTAGCATCATTTAATCtgaatttgatgatgaaaatttatattttttttcgttGATCAACCCCGAAAAAGAAACGGATTTGAattcaagattttttttaaaaaaaaaggacatTTGAGAATCACTTATTCGCCCATTTGaagaaattagggatttaattaaaattttaaagaaattagtattaatttgctcatttttatcAAAAGCATTAATTTAGTTATTGataattacaattactttatAGTTTATATTCACCTTTAAAGAAGCAAAAAATGTAAATTAGTATAGGTATTGatgtttaaatatataatatttgtgGGTTTGTTTAATTTTGAAGGAAGCAGCTTCAGCTGGGGCAAAAATGATTTGTTTCCCTGAAAGTTTCTCCTTTCTGGGTCCCAAGTCTGAGGATAGTCTTTTGGTTGCAGAAGCTTTAGATGGACCAATTATGCAAAAATATTGCTCTTTAGCAAGGTGCTAATTTTGATTGTTCTTATTTTCCTTGGTTTGTTTCATTGTATATAccgttattttattttatttttttagcttatGTTACTCGGATTCAGGTGAGGGTTGGATATGGGTATATGACCAATATAAGTTTACTCATTTTCtgaaaacaatatatatatacatggagAATCATACCTTTATACTCGTGTTTGGATATGTCTAGAACACATGAACTTTTCGAATAATGAAAAGTCCAAGTAATGTTAGCTATGTTGCTcgttctttgtttttcttgaagtaCTAGAGCTATATAGGAATTAAGACATATACTTGTATCCAACACTAATACCCGAGTTTGAGTAACATTTCATAGCGTTTAGCAGTTCGTCACTGTTTGCTTACTGATTACACTTTAGATTAATGTTATTGCTTCTTgagagaaggaaaaaagaaagaatcaaTGAATCGTTGTTGCCAATAGGATCCCTCTTCActtcttttaatttcatctaaTGACTTTGATTGGGTTATGGTATCGGTATCTGCACGTAATGAACATGTTTGAGTTATTGAGATTGACCTTTACATGGACTTTATGAATGCAGAGAATATAGCATTTGGTTGTCCCTTGGAGGTTTCCAAGAGAAAGGACATGATGCACACTTGCGAAACACGCATGTTATAGTTGATGATGCTGGCAACATTAGAAGCACTTACAGTAAGATACACTTGTAAGATGCTTAAATTTCTGAGTTATAatgttatttttctttattttaaactGGTCGACTTAGAAAATTTACCGAGTTAGAAAAGGCTTCCGTGATTCATTGgctattgaaatgaaaataacgTGTTTGACATTGTTTCAGAGTGACGTGGTCTGCATGCATATCTTATTAAGTAGGCTTTCTTTaatttgatatgaaatatttCTCCTGTTGgctattgaaatgaaaataacgTGTTTGACATTGTTTCAGAGTGAAGTGGTTTGCATGCATATCTTATTAAGTAGGCTTTCTTTaatttgatatgaaatatttCTCCTGTTATCTTGTTAATCCGGGTTTATTGACGTGATACTTTCGGTACATTGGAAGGTTTGATGTGGATGTTCCTGGAGGATCAACATACAGGGAAAGCAGCTTTACTGAACCAGGTGATCTTCTCATATTGTTTTACACTATTGGTCTGGTCTGATTTTTTATTCCGTAATTCTTGCTACGGCTTGAGTGTATAACTGATTCAATCGATTTGTCTTGTGATATCTTGTAAAACCCCCAAAAGGGTATACAAATAATTTTGCTTAAAATACGACAATAGCATGTTCCTGCACTACGAATGTATGCAATGCAAGTAGAACAAGCCATTTGCATTTGCAAGAGAAGGCTCTTTCTTAAGCTATATCTAATTAATCTTAAATTTCCGTGTTTCTAGGGAAGGATATTGCTGCAGTAGACAGTCCTATTGGACGTTTGGGATTGACGATCTGCTATGATTTGAGATTCCCAGAAATTTACCAGCAGTTACGGTTCAATCATGATGCACAGGTACGTTCAGACCTCACATTGTACACCTTCCAGTATGGTTGTTTTCCATGTCAATAAAATTTCTCCGTGGAATATGTTTTATAGGTCATATTGGTACCTTCAGCTTTTACCCCGGTTACTGGTCAGGCACATTGGGAGATTCTTCTTCGTGCTCGTGCAATCGAGACTCAGTGTTACGTATGGAATCCATTTCCTTTTTCCACCATACTTTTTGTTAAATCTGTTTCTCtatattgataaatttagttCATTGATGAGCCAATCTGCCAAGAATTCATTATTAGGTCATTGCTTCTGCTCAAGCTGGAAAGCACAACAAGACAAGAGAAAGCTACGGTGACACACTAATAATTGATCCATGGGGCACAGTAGTTGGCCGATTACCAGGTTAGATGGAGTTTCCCTTTTGGTAATTGAACTCTTGTGTGGTTATTTCTTATGTTACACGACATCAGGTATGATTATCGGATATGGTTATGTGTCCGATATgggtatattcaattttttttagtttcttcATGTATTTGGAGTGGTCTTGGAGGGTTATATCTTCATACCTATATtggaaaatattttgaatttggaaCAAGTAGTCCCTCTCCTCCTGCAGGAACAGAATGTTAACTTAGTAATGAATTGAATTTCTTTCCATTACTTCGGTGCTCATAGTTGCAGTTTAAGTGACATTAGAATCCTCATTTTTTTTTCCTGTTTCAGATCGATTATCAACTGGTATCACCGTAGCTGATATCGATTTGTCTTTGATAGATTCAGTGAGGAAAAAGATGCCAATTGCAGAGGTTAATTCCTAACTATTTCTTCAAGGCTACCTTAGACATCGCATGTTGTTTATCTGAAACATAAAATAGATCTAGTATCGTCCTTTTTGGGTGTTGTCGAAAAACCGACGGACACTGAAGGTTTTGTCCTCCGGCTCTAAAGAGAGCCCAGGGATGCCTCTTGAAGCCGCTATAAAGCATGAATCATACCATTGAAGAATCAACCGTGGTGGAAATCGAACCCCTGATCTCTACATCCTATAGGTCTGGGGTTCAATCCATGCCTTGCCCTCTTCAACGCCATGGGTTTCCACCATGCATCAATTCTTCAGTGGAGTGGTCTCTACACTAGAGAGGCTTCCAGAGGCATCCCTAGACAAAACCTTGAAGGTTTGTCGGTTCTTTCCCCCTAAAAACGGTTAATTCCTGTAAATCTCATTATACTGTTATAATTAATCATCCAGCAACGGAAACCATTTGACTTCTGGAGACCTGCATCCTTATAGTTCTCGAAGATGATGGCCTGTTACCTTCATTCATATATGTAAGTCAAAGCCACTTTGAATCCCTAATGCACACTCAAAGGAAGGCATGTTAGTTGATTAATAAGGATAGTTCTTACAGCTCTCTTGCGTCACTGTATCATTTGGATTCTGTTATGTAATAAACATGCATGAAAAGCTTTAAAGCAAACCTTGTCAATATCTAGTCTTGCAAagtctatttttcatcatgctaTTATCTTGTGATGTATATAATTTAAGGTAGAAAAATcgtaaataaaatgattaatcattttgtaatttgcaactttaaattttattattctttaacATGAAAATATACTTCAAAATTGAACGCCTTGTTTTTATAACAAGGGTAAACtaataaaatagtcacttttgtttgcctcggGTTAcactttagtcacttatgtttgaaatattacgttttagtcacttatgttatcgttttgttacgaaatgaTCACTTTTGTTGCATTATTTTTGCACTCAATTTTGACGGTAATTCATGATCGGATCCTCCATTGAATCGATCTTTTGTTCTtccattttgaataaaaaaatccaaccaatcaatggagcactttatttgatttttattgtttCGATTCAACAAAAATGACTATAAAAATGGATGGGTTTTTTAGTCAAAATGGAAacgaaaattaaaagaaagaacagatcaagagtttttttttttcagtttaaggattaatttgatgcaTTTATGGTTTAGACTGGTTTTAATTATTTCGGTAAATCAAATTAATATttctctttaattaatttaaaatttcaattaattaaatttatttaattaaaaatcaattaatttactTGGTTGGACATTTAtattggcatttaaaactcattttaattgTCACTTGGAAGATAACATATCTTAATGATAGAGTGACCGttttgtaacaaaacgataacataagtgacaaaTGTAACTCTTAAAACATAAATAGTTAAAATGTAActtgaaacaaacaaaaatgatcattttgatgGTTTACACTTATAACAATGAAGTGTGAACGAAGGTCATAAAACACTAGCTGTGCAGTGCTAGATTTTATTAATACCTCATCTATTCAATGCTCAACAACTTAGACCaataatcatcatcattcaatacCCAAACATTATAACTTTTTTCAAATCATACGAGTATCCCAGATCGAGATATAATCATGTAGAGGAAGTACCCTCCCAAAGGTTTTAGGACAGAAATTGTATCAATTGAGAAATTTCATTGACCAGATGAAATGGAAGGATTTTAGGGTTAGCATTTCAATAGCAAACACCATTTACACATGTATTGTTTTCGTTGGAATCAATCGCTAGGCGTTTAGCCACTTGTATATCTTTGTGATTCAAAACCTTACAAGAATCAGTTCTCATACTTTGCATATTATTTTTTGCATGCTTTATAATCATTCAACAATCGGTTCACCCTAATTCCAAATAGATATGAAAAATTGTATAAATCAATGgaatattttcattaattttagaGAGAATCCTAAATTCTTTTGTAGTCAGATTACATAAATAAGAATTTTCTcgattatataaacaaaataatccACTATCAATGTAAAACATAAAAGCAAACAAATCCACagatttataagaaaatagaaaatcaTAAACTTAGAGAGAGAATTACCCTCGGTAGataaaaatttacacactttcaATTCTTCTCCTTCGTAGAATATCACATAAAGATAGACTAAACCAATTGGAAAAATCATCTTGGAACTCAAGAAAGAGAAATGCACCTATACTACAACAATCTATTAAAACGTTAAAATGAGCTTGAATAGAAGAATTTCTTCTGGTTTTATGACCCATATGAACTACCAACTAGGATGACtttataataaagaaaaagaagatctgtaaaattattttaattaaaccgGTCGGTCCAACCAGTAATACATCTAATAAGAGGCCTTAACAATTTGATCTTTTGCTTGAACGAAGAAATGCATCTATTTTTGCCTATACATGTAGGATGACACAACAATCAAATTCCAAACATATACTAAAAAGACAGAAATTTCATCTGGTTTTATGAGATGAAAACCAACTACATACAATTTGTATGACCTTTATAACAAAAGAAAATGTGTCCCCTTTCTTCACTTCTTTGCTCGCCCAAAAACTTCaacaaagaaaagaacaaaaaacagCCTCAAAGAGCACGAATTCAAAAAAGTATAAAAAGACCTATATAAATCTATGAACAATATGTTCAGCCACCCATAAAACTGAAAACCAACCTTTTTAGCCGATCATTCCAGGAGGAATTCTCGAGTCAAATCAGGACTACCAAGAAGGTTAAAACTTTTGTTGTTGCTTAAGGTGTCTTTCAAGATTGTAATTTGGCCTTCTTTTAAAAGTATATCCTCATCCAAAGTTTCTATCTTCTTTTTTAACACCTCAATCTCTGAGTTTAATAACATGTTCTTCTCACTATATTGCTTCACCTCTTCCCACATCAAGTCTCTTTCTTTGGAAACCTTAGGTAGTATACCCCTCAAGATAGATAGTTCCTTCATTGATTCTTGTAAATCGTTCCGGAGACGGCTTATGTTGTCATCTTTCTTTAGCATCTGTTCATATTAAAACCAAATAATTAGACAAATATGAAGGGTGTCTTATTGTGAAGGGTAAGGCAGCAACGCAATGGTAACGACAAGTGATAAAGATAACAAAGGTTCAAACTTCAGAATATTGAAAACACAGAAACTGGAGTAGCACAAACATCAAGCCAACCTATGTTTCTTagtctcttcatttttcttggaGTACCCGTGTCAGATGCGAAATTTGGACATGAGTATGGAGTTAGGCCCTCCAAGGGTTATCCAAATACATGGGAAGCTTAGGGAAAAATAAACATAACCGTGTTGGACAGGGATACCCAAAACTTGCACCCAAGTCCAAGTAAAATAGATTTCAGCTACCAACCCTAGTTTTTGTCAATTATAAGCAAGCTTTGGTTGGTAgagtggaaagaaaattggaagaaTAATTGAAGGGGTAGAAATTTGAATGGAAAACATAATTTGTCTTTCCATAGGAGTGCTTGGTAGGAAAGATGGAAAAGTGGAAAGaaaaattactttttctttccATCCATTGCTTGGAAGGgttgaaaaaggaaaggaaagaaagaaaacatttgaaaatgcataattttgaacaTACACCTCTTTCTCATTTTCTCTCCTCTCCTCATTCCAATTTGAAGgattgatttttatgcattaggaTGGAAAATGATCATCTTTCCTATTTTCATTCCTCACTTTTCTTCCCTACCAAgcacactcaaaatttatttgCTTTTTACTTTTCCATTCCCTCCTCCCATCCCTCCACTTTTCCACCCAACCAAGCAAAGCCTAAATGATTTGCAAATGTGCAAATATAGCATATGCAAACAAAAAACTAAATATCAGAAACCCAAAGAAACCTGAATAGCTGGATAGTTACTGGTTTATACCTGCTACTCACTCACATGCAATATACAAAGGAAGATTTTTATGCACAGATACAGAAAACTTATTACATTTAAGGATCAAATGCTACCTGCAGTTCAAGATCCTTCAATCTGTGGGTGAGGCAGGAAATGTTGTCCATTGCATTCTGTAATTCACATCGAAGGATATCGTTACCTCTCACACCTGCTGCCACCTCGGCTTGCAACTGTTCGACTTCAAGCTCTTTAGAATACAGCTTTTCTCTCAACAAATTTGTCAGCAATGTTTCTGATTTAAGCTCCGTTCTTAGAATCTCCTAAAAAGTTTAACAAAAGCAGTGAGtatgaatttaaaagaaaataaataaccaTGCTTGAAAATAAGAACCAAGTTTCATGAATAAACATTCTTAAACAGGTGATGAGCAGTGAAACCTCtgaattgatatatattaatGTCAACCCTAGGCTTTATCAAGAACTTACTTCTGAAGATTGGTTATTGAGTTTCGTAGATTCCGAGTCAGACTCTGAGGCAACTGGATTGGATTTCTCCAGCAGCAAAGCGGAAATTGTCTGCAAACTCCTTGTTAAGCTTTCAATTCCACGTTTAAAGCATTGCACCTTTACATCAGATTCAACAATAAATTGACTATCTAAACCCTGCTGAGTTTCTTGAAGCTGACTAGTTTTTCCTTTGATGAACTCAATTAACTTGGAAGACAAATGAGCGCTCTCATTAAGCATAGATAGTCCTTGATCCTGCAAATAGTATACACGATTCCGCATTTCCTTGTCAAGCTTGAAGGTTAAGGCTCCAACGTCTTTTCCATTACCTTTTAAGCGATTCAGTAAATCGATATTCTCATGTCGAAGAGAATCAACTTCATGCCTACAAGACTCCACCACCCTTCTTAATGCCAATTCTACACCAGTCAACCTCATTTGCTCCATTTGCAAATTTTTCACCcaaacttcattcttttccatgGAATGCTTCTTCTCGATCTCCTGATTATATCCTTCTCGCAACCCTTCAATTGTTTTCTCTTGCTCTTTGCAGGTTCGAAATAATTTGGTAATGGACTTATGCATCTCCTTGCACTCCTTATCTTTCTCTTCAAAATTTCTTCTAATGCAATCAATATCTTCAATTGCAGCTTGATGCTTCTCTTGCGACTGAGAGAGATTTTGTCTTAGAACTTCATTCTCATCATTCAGCTTTTCGACCCTTCTAGTCAACTCTTTAAGTTGTTCGGCAGAAGAAGTCATCATGCTTCTGTTTTCTGTTTCCTTTTCATTGAAGGAAGAGACTTCTCTCTGAAGTGAAACATTTTGCTCCGCTAGCTCCCGAACTCGTTCGCGAAGCCTTTTCTCTTCTAACCGATGCTTCTCAAGCTTAGACGACCAGTCACTTGACCTTCTATCTAACTCCTTTTCCAATCCCAATTGTATCTCATGTTTCTCTGTCTCTATTTTTTTTGTCTGTGACTCTAATTCTGCCCTTGCCATTCTCAGTTCATCCCTAGCATGCACTCTCTCTGCAATTCTAGACTGTAAAAGTTCTGAAACCTCAAGTGCCAGGTTTAATTTGTCCTCTGATAGGTGTCTAATGGTCTCAATGAGAGACGAAACATTAAACCCAACGTCACGAAGAAAGGTTTCCTGCCCAAGAGCTTCAGAAAGAAGCAAAACTCTCTCCTCTGCTTCTTTCGATCTTCTTTGTAACTCCATATCTATATCCTCTTCTGTTTGGGAAGAGTTCAAACCATTAGAACATCCCCCAAAGAAACAATGTTGCTTCTCCAAGCCAGAGAAATCCTCATGATATCCAATATCATTTTCATAAGGCTCGTCTGTTACACAACCTTTTTGGGCCAACATATCCAATTTGGACTCGGGGCATCTATTCAAGTATCCACCATATACATCTTCAGTGGTGATCGGAATATGAAGATCAAATTCTTTTGAACTTGATCTCGGGATATGAGTCTGAGAAAGCCTTTCAACCACATTCTTTGCAATCATCCGGGGTGACTCATGCCCAAATCCATTTTCCACCCAATCTCTAGATGAGAACTGATGACGCGTGCCTTTGGCTTCCCTAAATGAATGAAACTTGTTTTTCTCTTTGACACTATCTGTTGGAGACGAAGGAGCTGTATACTGAACTCGTGGAGGAAACCTCCCGCCACCATTTCCGaaattatttctttttgaactgTTCTTTGACTTGCTACTTTCCTGCAGCTGTTCTCCATCAATATAGCGGTCCACAACTTTACTTGACACATTGCTAGAGCAAGAGGAAGAGCTTCCAGATGAATCATGGCGCATCCTCGAAGAACCAATAGCCGCCACTTCACATCGTTTAGCCTTAGACTTTTTCTCGGGAGTAACAGCTCTTCTCCTGGAATAAACCACAAGAACACGAGTGGTATACCTTTAGATTTATACAAATAAAAGAACAAGGTATGATCAACAGTTTTTATACTCCACACATTAACAAACACACCAAATTCCTTACCGTGATGACTGATCATACTGCTGGTGTGAAGTAATATTAGGAGACCTATTTTGATCATTTGAGGAAGGAAAATCTTGTTGTTCTAGACCATCAACAAGAAAGGCTGCTGATGACAAAGAACGACTCCTTCGAAGAACTGGACTGTCACAAAAGCTAGGGCTATCAGGTATTTGCTTTCGAGATTTTCCAAAAAAACGTATAGGACTGAGAAAACCGTATTCAGCCTTATCACTGTGTTGATCATTCAACCCACTTTCCAATGTGTTTTCCCAGAAAACTTGCTTGTCCGCCGACCGTGAAGGAACAGCAGCATTGTTATTACTACTGCTAGAGGAAGATTTGAAGAAAAACAGCTTCTTCATCTCTATATATCATCAACAAGAACAATCAGTTTTATCTCACAGAATTTCTGATACAAAATCCAAATCCTTTTATAACACGACCTTCCAGAGAATGGGGCCTCAATTAACCTGGAGATATAATACATAAACCCTGAAAGTTaatcaaaaaggaaaaaggggatcaaacaaacacacaaaaacatcatcaaaatcactaGAGACAGTGGGGACAATCTATAAAGCAAGTACCAAAGAAACAAATCTTGGTTaagaaaacaaatacataaaatacaactcatatcAACTTCACAGTATAAGAATTATATATCATATAGAAGAAAAAGAAGCATATGCAACATTGAGATACCAATCATGAATCAAAAAGGTACCTGATACATAGAAATATGGACTGGAAAAGCAATGAATATGAAACTGAGGTTTATGATTCATTTAGTTGGAAAAGCAAAGCAAGACAGCAAAATCAATAGATGTTATGTTATCcgaacttttcattttttttatagaagTACATGTGTTCGACATTTGAACCGACACATTTCAGACATGAAGATGAGGTATGATACTCTAAATATAAGAAACTATTAAAGCATATATGTATGTAGAACAATGGTatgcaatttaaaaaaaactaaaattagaaATTACAAAGCAAAAGTTAGTAATTAAGATTcatagcaaaaagaaaaagatggttaaaaaagaaaaggagaaccTGCAAACAGTTATAATAACTATAACAAAAGAGCTAGGATCGTAGAAATCAAACTACAAGAATCAGGTTTACccataaattaataaaactagaaaatgcaaaaatatatacatatacctaCATATATATACTGATATGTACTGATTAATTATTACAaagctttatttttataatttctgcaACTTTCAGTAAGCTTGcgaaaagggttttttttttcccattaaacaaacaaaactatttttataaaaacagaTAATCTGTCAGAGCTGAGCTTGAGATtcaatctaaaattaactaaatcacTACCAACCCCTCAAGGTAGATTTATCAAAAAGACCAAATTACCCTGATTCACCATTTTCAACTACTGAAAAACCTCTCAAAAACCCCTTTAAGAAGGAAtaacaaatgaaaataatttcAGAAAGTTCTGATGAAATAGAAGaatatcaagactgaagatcaccaaataaattttaattcaattatgggtgaaaaaatgaaaaagaatagaaatGAAATCAATCTGTTGGAAATTGACTTACAAGAAAAtcagaagaaaaaaattataacttttgTAACGGATCATGAGAAAATAATCAGTGAAAACATTATTTTCCACTCCACTTTAACtttctcagcaaccaaacagACCCacgtgaaaaagaaaataaacagagAGAGACTCACAAAATCCCCTCCCCCCCCCCAACTCAGCTTTCTCTTCAAACGGTCAAAAAAAAAcgcccaaaacataccaaatttaaACTAAAACCAAGATAATAAAATCATGAATTCAACGCTAAGAAAGAATTAACCTTAAAACATCAGGAAAAGAATAAAAGATTAAATCTTTGCATTTAATTACTTACCATTAAATGAGTGATATACGGTATTATTTTTTTCTCAGGAAAATTCAAAattcgaaaattaaaaaaaaaaaaggaaaaagaaaatacaacCCCCCCCCCCGAAATTTAAGGGTTTTAAACAGGATTATCAAAGACAAAGTGAAAAAAAGAAAGTGTGCCAAAAGCAAGAGATTGACAAAAAGGAGCGGAGTCAACGGCGTTAAAGAACGGACGGAAATTCAGGATTTAACGGTGACGGAACATGTCGGCCGTTCAGAGCAAAATGATGAGAATGAGTGAGTGAaggagagaaagagaaagagaggcGGCCAATGGCAAGAGCAAAAGGAACGTTTCCTTTTTTCCGTTGGGTGGGGAAAATATGGGAAAAGGCTGAGGGTATTTTCGTCATTAAGAGAATCTTTTGAATTCTGTTTCGTTAAGGGCGCGGGGGGGTGGGGGCGAGGTTTTGATTGGGTGGAACAGGGTGTAGAGAAATTTCGTGTGGGTCCCACGGTGGGAGGATGAATCTGGAGCGTTATTGGTGGGGTCAGGTTTTGACCGTTATTTCTAAATCTAAAAGCTTTCACTAATCATATAAAACAAATTATGATgatttttctaattaatttagaggaaaaaatatgtttgaaaacaaatatttttccaattattaattttcaaattagatttaaatttttaaatttgaaatattatatttgataatcTGAAATACCTACAAAATAACAAACTTAGTGTCTTTTACCATTTTTTATCATTGTTTGACAGGTATCTTCCTCCAACAGACCTCTCATGAAATGTGATGGATCATTAAGAATAACCAAATGATCTAATTTGTCTTCATTTACCTAAGCTAAATGATAATCCGaaatttagtttagattatttaaaTCATTAGTATTTGGTGTCATTGAGGCTTTGGTTATGTCATTAAAGCAATGGTATTGAGATTTTGAGCGTCTAATTCGTTTTTTCATATAATTCTCTGAATAATTCCAATGTTGTTTTAAGACTGGACCAGTTTATTAGGACTCCTTTGGATGGCGGTATATTTATTTGCGATTAGTATAAAAACAACGGTAGCATTGAGATTATATAGTGTAACAATATTATAGCGTGTTAAGACTCAATCCATAAATAGGgggataatgcgcttcaatgcactcaaactcacgttctcctacattgacaacaatatttataccaattgagttaaaactcaatcaacaATATTCATCGAGTTTATTAAAGGAACTTCCTATTATATAAAATCGAATTCTTGAAAGAatctcttaaataaaattttaatctcaATACTAATAAAACTCAAGAGATTAGCCCCAAATGCATCCACATAAACTTCaacattcatatttttttaaagaaattaaaaattaataacaaaattccttaatttaaaaataaaataaaaaataaaaaaataatcacttGTGTTTCTTCCTATGTTTTCTATAGATTAGTCAAAAAAGTGATGTCAATCACAtcataaatctttaagaaaaatcAAGTAATactaaaataacatttcaatcaaaatctatgtaattaatttaaattttaatcctttatttatcttttcatgTAAGAAAAAAAACCACAAACTTATAAAGGAGTACTTCCAAGGACCAATTCTTGCAAGCTAATAAAAACAATAGATGGCAAAtcaaagcaatatatatatacatacataatctctttttttttaatttttatttttaataatttgtataaaaatttcagaTATACATTTTAGGGGACaaacaattttcttttttgaatactataatgtaaaatatataaaaggttTGGAGGATAGTGAAGGGTAAGAACCCTTACAAGTTACAAcccattttttctctttttacctTTGAATGCAAGATATAGATG
Coding sequences within it:
- the LOC107930663 gene encoding deaminated glutathione amidase, chloroplastic/cytosolic, translated to MLNCCLHFCLNGARLPRPLRSSLVNSYSNFSAVRSSADSAMAALNSVRVAAVQMTSVNDLASNFSTCSRLVKEAASAGAKMICFPESFSFLGPKSEDSLLVAEALDGPIMQKYCSLAREYSIWLSLGGFQEKGHDAHLRNTHVIVDDAGNIRSTYSKIHLFDVDVPGGSTYRESSFTEPGKDIAAVDSPIGRLGLTICYDLRFPEIYQQLRFNHDAQVILVPSAFTPVTGQAHWEILLRARAIETQCYVIASAQAGKHNKTRESYGDTLIIDPWGTVVGRLPDRLSTGITVADIDLSLIDSVRKKMPIAEQRKPFDFWRPASL
- the LOC107930728 gene encoding interaptin, with the protein product MKKLFFFKSSSSSSNNNAAVPSRSADKQVFWENTLESGLNDQHSDKAEYGFLSPIRFFGKSRKQIPDSPSFCDSPVLRRSRSLSSAAFLVDGLEQQDFPSSNDQNRSPNITSHQQYDQSSRRRAVTPEKKSKAKRCEVAAIGSSRMRHDSSGSSSSCSSNVSSKVVDRYIDGEQLQESSKSKNSSKRNNFGNGGGRFPPRVQYTAPSSPTDSVKEKNKFHSFREAKGTRHQFSSRDWVENGFGHESPRMIAKNVVERLSQTHIPRSSSKEFDLHIPITTEDVYGGYLNRCPESKLDMLAQKGCVTDEPYENDIGYHEDFSGLEKQHCFFGGCSNGLNSSQTEEDIDMELQRRSKEAEERVLLLSEALGQETFLRDVGFNVSSLIETIRHLSEDKLNLALEVSELLQSRIAERVHARDELRMARAELESQTKKIETEKHEIQLGLEKELDRRSSDWSSKLEKHRLEEKRLRERVRELAEQNVSLQREVSSFNEKETENRSMMTSSAEQLKELTRRVEKLNDENEVLRQNLSQSQEKHQAAIEDIDCIRRNFEEKDKECKEMHKSITKLFRTCKEQEKTIEGLREGYNQEIEKKHSMEKNEVWVKNLQMEQMRLTGVELALRRVVESCRHEVDSLRHENIDLLNRLKGNGKDVGALTFKLDKEMRNRVYYLQDQGLSMLNESAHLSSKLIEFIKGKTSQLQETQQGLDSQFIVESDVKVQCFKRGIESLTRSLQTISALLLEKSNPVASESDSESTKLNNQSSEEILRTELKSETLLTNLLREKLYSKELEVEQLQAEVAAGVRGNDILRCELQNAMDNISCLTHRLKDLELQMLKKDDNISRLRNDLQESMKELSILRGILPKVSKERDLMWEEVKQYSEKNMLLNSEIEVLKKKIETLDEDILLKEGQITILKDTLSNNKSFNLLGSPDLTREFLLE